CCATTCCCCTTCGTCCTGGAACCTGGATCCGCTGGACCCGGAAACGGATCCGCGCGGGTTCATCCGGACCCTGGACTGCCCGCGTTCGTCACTTCGCGCCAGGTGGGCCGCGCGCTTCGCACCCTGAAACACGACGGCCCGCGCTCCCCGGAGAAACGGGAAACACGGGCCGGGAAGCCCCGGAGACCGGGGCTTGGGACGCCGGTTACTGCCGGGGCTGCCAGCGCGGGCGGTAGTCGTCACCCTCGCTCGTCAGCACCGTGTACGTGTCCTTCGGGTGGGTGATGGCCGTGGCGGCGGGCTGGCCCGTGGCCGGGTCGATGGCCCTCACGACGAGCTGACCGCCCAGGACGTAGGCCACGAGGCGGCCATCCGGGGAGAACGACGGCAGCGTGGCGTTCTCCGCGAAGAGCACCGGCTCGCCATCCTTCGCGCCCGAGGCGTCCACGCGCTGCACGTAGATGTCGTTGCCGCGGTCGGTGCCGCACAGCTCCGCGCCGGTGTTGCCGCACAGCACCGCGGCGTTGCCGATGAGCAGGTAGTTCGCGCGCACGTACGCCACCCACTTGCCGTCCGGCGACCAGTTCGGGTTCGCGATGTACGAATCCACCGAGCCGCCCGTCACGGGCCGGCTCGAGGTGCCCGCGAGCAGCTTCGGGTCGCCGCCGCCCGTCACCGGCAGCGAGTACAGCTTGAGCACCTGGGTGGCCTCCGTGCCGAAGTTCACGGTGGTGCCTTCGGGATTGGCCAGGAAGAGCAGCTGCGAGGTGACGCGGTTGAAGTGCGGCTGCTCACCCGACGTGGGCGAGCCCGCGAGCACGGCCGGCGCGGCGCCGCCCGTGGACACGTAGATGCCCGTGCCCGCGGCGCTGTACGCGTAGTCCGTGCCGTTGGCCGCCCAGTCCGGGAAGGTGCCGCTGTTGGTGATCGAGGTGATGGTGCCGCCCGTCGGCGCGATGGTGGAGATGCCCGTGCTGCCGCGCACCCAGGCGATGAGGTTGCCCGGCTCCCACTCCATGTAGCGGATGCGCGCGGTGCCGCCCGTCGTCAGGACGTTGGGCTCGGCGGCCGTGAGCGGCACGGGGCGCACCGCGAGCTCACCCGCGGCGCCGGTGACGTCTCCCTGCACGAAGGCCACCTGGGTGCCGCCCGGGCCGAAGCGCGGGTAGGCGCTGAGGCCGCCGTCCGCGCTGAGCGACGTCATGCCCGGCACGTCGTAGGCCGTCACCAGGGCGCGCGTGCCGCCGT
This window of the Corallococcus macrosporus genome carries:
- a CDS encoding TolB family protein; the protein is MTKRAVWGALFGALTMLATGCGDECVDQFDCRDKGTPPAGQSYVCNADNKCELRAIPTEPEEDAGTGGETDAGSDAGTGGGTDAGTDAGTEADAGTDAGTEVDAGTDAGMNVAKGDACTASSDCMAGLRCEAATCQSLLIAVTGNDGGTRALVTAYDVPGMTSLSADGGLSAYPRFGPGGTQVAFVQGDVTGAAGELAVRPVPLTAAEPNVLTTGGTARIRYMEWEPGNLIAWVRGSTGISTIAPTGGTITSITNSGTFPDWAANGTDYAYSAAGTGIYVSTGGAAPAVLAGSPTSGEQPHFNRVTSQLLFLANPEGTTVNFGTEATQVLKLYSLPVTGGGDPKLLAGTSSRPVTGGSVDSYIANPNWSPDGKWVAYVRANYLLIGNAAVLCGNTGAELCGTDRGNDIYVQRVDASGAKDGEPVLFAENATLPSFSPDGRLVAYVLGGQLVVRAIDPATGQPAATAITHPKDTYTVLTSEGDDYRPRWQPRQ